In one window of Rhizobium oryzihabitans DNA:
- a CDS encoding YoaK family protein: MTRQRRRNIIRARRTGTGIALVAAISFIAGMTDAVGLYISGDFVSFMTGNTTRAAVSMEAGIYSHALKLLFAIVAFVAGNAGGIVVAHKFDRRIFAVLTGVGALMAIAALLRNEAGLAQFYLVVFAMGMVNAAVEHIEGLPIGLTYVTGALSRFGRGIGRFLLGERSLDWGIQIVPWLGMICGAICGAVLGATLQSDALWVVAATVFAVAIATLVIPRSLRHRYNQRVKIRRIVP; this comes from the coding sequence ATGACCAGACAAAGACGTCGAAACATCATCAGGGCAAGGCGCACCGGAACCGGCATTGCGCTCGTCGCCGCCATTTCCTTCATTGCCGGGATGACGGATGCGGTGGGTCTTTATATTTCCGGAGATTTCGTCTCCTTCATGACCGGCAACACCACCCGCGCCGCCGTATCGATGGAGGCGGGCATCTATTCCCATGCGCTAAAACTGCTTTTCGCAATCGTTGCCTTCGTGGCGGGCAATGCCGGGGGCATTGTGGTCGCACACAAATTCGACCGGCGCATCTTTGCCGTTCTCACGGGCGTGGGGGCGCTGATGGCAATTGCAGCACTGTTGCGGAACGAGGCAGGTCTCGCGCAGTTTTATCTCGTCGTTTTTGCCATGGGCATGGTCAATGCCGCGGTCGAGCATATTGAGGGGCTACCGATCGGCCTTACCTATGTGACCGGTGCTCTTTCCCGCTTCGGCCGCGGCATCGGCCGCTTTCTCCTGGGCGAGCGGAGCCTCGATTGGGGTATTCAAATCGTACCGTGGCTTGGCATGATATGCGGGGCGATCTGCGGCGCGGTGCTCGGTGCCACACTCCAGTCGGATGCCCTGTGGGTGGTGGCGGCAACGGTTTTTGCCGTCGCCATTGCCACCCTCGTCATTCCGCGTTCGCTACGCCATCGCTACAATCAGAGGGTCAAAATCAGGCGTATCGTGCCGTGA